CTCCTCCTCTCCTcacttcccttctctccccattCTCCCTCAGCCTGCACAAGAATTTCTCACTTGATCCTCACAAAAGCTATCAGCACCCTCACTCTTCCCAATCCACCCGCACACCCTCCTAATCTGGGCCGTCCTGGTGCCGTGCTCGCCACCAACCCCGCTGAGGAAGGCACGTACCCCTGTCTGCTGACGGCcatctgctgcctcctccctcaCAGGGAGGCTGCCGTCGCCCCAGGGCACACGGCGCCTCTCCTGCCCTCTCCGCCGCAGCACCTGTGTCACACCTGCAGCTTTGAAGTGAAATAAATGACAAGTAGCTGCTGTCACAGCGATACAAGCACACAAGTGCATGCAGGCAGTCCTGGCTTTGAGCTCCCCCCAAATCACCTCTCCATCTCAGTTGGAGGTGCTATGAAAATCCCCATCCTGAGGGACTCAGCAGCACACTAGCGGCCACCTGGctgccctccccttccttccttacCTGTTGATCGTTTCTTGGGAGACTTGAGGCTCCTCATCCGGCCCGGCGACGACATCCCACTTTCACTCATGGAGTCATGCGCCGAGGAGGCACTGCCAGTGGCCTCGCTGTCCCGAATCATGCTCTCATAGCCACTGCTGCCACCGCTGTGGTAAAAGAGAGCCGTCCTCCCCATGGCTGGCGGCAGCTCCCCGCTTAGGACGCTGCTGTTGTCACTACCGTGCCCGCTGCTGTACCGCTGAGGCCGCCGGGGTGCCGTTATCTTGCTGTAGGGAGACGGCAGCACCGGGACCTGCGACTTCTCGTCACTGAGGTTAATGCCGCTGTCATTGCCACTGTCAGAGTCAGTGGAGCCTCGGAAGTGGCCCACCTTGACAGAGCCACCTGACACCAGCTCGTTCACACGGCTGTTGGCCGCCCTCATGGCCTGCTTGGTCCCCATGATGGTCCCTCGGCCGGGTTTGCCACTGACAGGCTGCACAGAGCGGGGGGCCGCCTTCCCACTAGGGGCCACGCCAGAGCCCTTCCCCGCGGGCTGCGCCAGGGACTTCACGGAGGAGCTGAGAGACTTTGACCCACTGGCAGAGAGGCCCCGGTTTTTATTCCCACTGGCTTGGACCTTCTGGTTAGCTGTGGGTTTTACCTGGCTGTTTTTTCCAGGTGCAGGGGTGGTGAAGGGTGGTGGTAAAGCCACACCAGAGGCAACAGGGGGGATGCCCAGCCTAGGGACAGAGCGTCCTGTCCGGCTGTTTCCAGGGTTCCCATTTTCCCTCGCCACATTTGCTTTGGATCCGACTGATGTCAGGCTGTCACACCTCTCCAGGGACATGTGGCTTCCGTAGCGGTGCACGGCTTCACTCTTTGATGCCTTCGCCTTCAAGCTTGATGTCATCTTAGGCAAAGAGTGGTCACCCTTCAGGTTCATTCTACTGCTGGCACTTTCACTGAAGTAAGACCCAGCTTTCAAACGCAAATCCATTTCATCCTCAACCTTTGGTGTGGCAGCTCTGGCAAAGTCCAAGCTGGTGGCTTTTCCCCCACCATTTCCCAGAGCGACAGGTTTCTGCTCCAGGCTCGATTTGCGTACGGGAGGTGTTGGAGGTGTTGGCCCACCTGGCCTGGGCAACAAGCTTGACTTCTGTGGCACACTCTTCTTTCCCAGTGAAGATTTCAAGCTGCCAGTGGCCATGGGAGCATCCGAATTCCCTCGGGTGATGGCCTCCGACAAACTACTGTTAGCATGCGATACTGGCATCACTCCCAGTGTGGTGGCTCCTCTCTTCAGCTGTGGCATCTTCATCACAGCTTCTGACTTCTTTGCAGCTCCGCTGGAGGATTTGCAGGCCATTTCACAACCATCTACAACCCTCTGCGAACAGGTGAGCATAGTCTGTGACTTCGTTGGCCCAGATGCTGCACCAAAATACTGGGCAGCTTTTCCTGGCTGCTTCTCAGTACCAAATGTGTGAGATTTTGGAGACAGCAATGCATCTGCAGGTTTCGTTTCCAGCTGATTATCTGTGCGCAACAGCCAGGGATCTTCAAATATGCAATGTGGATTCTGCAGCTCTTTATAGCTAAGGACAGTATTATTGTGGATTGGAGACGAggtagtttttgttttcctaggaaGACTAGAATGTATTGTTTCTATTACAGGTGTATCGCAAGAATtaccacattttatttttacaggctGATCAGTGACacaaaaagcacttttaatCTGAGATGCTTTGGTAGTTTCAGAGGTTTGAGGGCTTTTGCCAAAGCCTGAGGACAGCTTGCTAGAATTCATGCTCTCACTGTCCAGTTCAGAGAAGCAAAATCCACTGTCATTCAGAGCGCTTTTTAGGGGGACAGATGAATTGGGTGAATCCAAGTTGAATGGTTCCTCAGACTTGTTACAGCTGTAAGATGACTGAGCAACAAAACTGTCACTAGACTGGGCTCCATCACTTTCAATTGTACAGATGCTGACTTCACTGAGCCATGAACTGATGGAGGAACGTCTGCTGCTGGTAAAGGGATCCTTAGCAAAGGGCACAACAATATCAATATTTACACCAGTAGAAGTTTCCTGTGAGGTATAAGCATCAAACTCATCGTTTATGCTGCTGATAATACTAACTGGCCTCGAACCCGATGCAAGAGCCTGAAGGGAGCAGTCACTGTTAAAGCTAATGATACTTGAAGGTCTTCCGTTATCCATAATCCCGCTGATGGACAGTTCTTCCACCACAGTGAAAACAAGTTCATCCTCTCCATTCAGCTCAACAGGCTGCTGCAAAGTCACCGTGGTGGTTAGTATATCCCGATCAAAACATTTACCTCTGAACGCTGACCGGAAGCTGTGTACCTCTATAGCACCTGACTGATTCTGGGCATTACTACCAACCAGAAATGTGCTTCCTTGGGGGTTCTGCTCAGGTTTGCTTGCCATCTGCTTGCTCATTCCCACAGGAGGAGTGCGAACTGCACTGCTATTGTCCAGCTCCAAACTCTGAGCACTGGGGCCTGGCACCTGCTCTTTCTGCTGTGGAGGCGGGGGTGCTGGACTTGGCAAGGGTCTCTTCGCATACAAGGACTTTTCTTTAGTGACACAGCCAGCTGTAGCTTTATTCTGCTCCAGATTCTTTGAAGGGCTACACCTTGAGGACTGCAGGGAATCAGTgattgtctctctctctccctccagtACTGTTATTTTActgtcagctctgctctgtgggtTGGAAAGCTCTGTTTTCAAGTGAGGTGTGTTCTTCTCATGACAATTACCATTGCCACCCTTTGGTGCAACAGTCTGGAAAGGGAGGTTATGTCCTTTTTTTGGAGATGCAGTTTCTTGTGGAACTGGTTTCTTAAATCCTCCAGAAGGaggagatattttttcctttatcagttTAGACTGTGCATTTTCTGTACCTCCAGGCAATGGACTACAATTGGACGCAACAGAGATTTCTCCACAAGCAAATCTGATGGGTTCCTCACTTCCATCAATGCACTCTAACCTTTCTTGCAGTTCAGCAAAAGTGTTGCATTTAAAATGGTCCTTGTCAGAACTCCTACCAGTAGCAGAATTGTCTTTACTTCTCTTCTTGTTCAGGGATGGGATTATGGGAACAAACTCCGGAGGACCTTCATTATCTGTCAATTCCCTGTCAGACAAAGCTGCACCATTGGGACCAACGTAGATGACAGTATCACAAGACTGTTCACTGCTAGAAGAATAATCAGGATCACTAGATATACTCAGGACAGGAAGGTCAGGGTCAAGGGCAACCGTTCGTGGGTGGAATGGTCGCAGATGGGGAGGTCTTCTGACATGTCCTTCTTCACATGAGCTCTCTCCTCCAGATGAGCTGGATGCATACTGCAAATgatcaaaaagggaaaaattattaATGTGAATTGATACATCGGTATACATAAATGCACGTTATTGATAAAAAAGGTAGGTTTTCTATATAGTCTGTGCTCTGTGTGTACGATTACAATTACATctagaggaaaaatattacagtgtgAATTAAAGTAACAAGGTCATGCTACATAGATTTTACTGAATTAGGAGTAATCTATCTCACCTTTTCAGATAGTTTACATTAAATATTATACGTTGTCTTTCTCCTCaacagttttccatttcttcttgttttttaattaacacaAATTGAAGCTTTTGAGATAGTTTCACatacaagcaaagaaagaatacgtttggaacaaaaagaaagggaatttCAGGATTAAGGATTGAGGGTGGGATGATGGCTTGGTGCCAAGTCATTTGTCAGTTCCTCTCCTGAGCTTTTATGCATCTTGTATTATTTCTTACCGCCAAGAAATCCCACGTCCCCCCACCGAGAAGCTaggaaaacttattttcaaatgaattaattGCAGCTTGTTTGCGCACCAACCttggatttcttctttctcattcgGTGGATTCGTGATGCAAGCTGAATGGTGGTGAGAGTTTCTGCATAATTGACTGGGGAGTCAGAAATATGCGCAATCATAGTAGTTCTGCAGTTGATGTTTCCAAGTGATTCC
The genomic region above belongs to Cygnus olor isolate bCygOlo1 chromosome 5, bCygOlo1.pri.v2, whole genome shotgun sequence and contains:
- the KIF26A gene encoding LOW QUALITY PROTEIN: kinesin-like protein KIF26A (The sequence of the model RefSeq protein was modified relative to this genomic sequence to represent the inferred CDS: inserted 1 base in 1 codon) → MSAATGRKGPAAESRAPGVAEGSAVRELSPRKRPAAAAEERCASRPPPEGAGAAAGTEPRPLERAAAAAGGWCRSCQAQLAELRRQAARLAAGGCPPNAPPDPRLSALIFDKLQVPDYLQKNRNEGESRCETCATHLNQLKQEAIQMMHTLSQASYPEMPDLPPGATAVTSMVPRVVTVSSQRDLPLIAGQVGRQPGKSPNLFSGAERKKGLGWSQGTGGFPNSSVQVTVAPSGLSGALSSVTIQAQQYLEGMWSISRVNSFLPQACLAETASESGRDGPSVQVSSGQNNSDPTGTGGSVASQSLVAPSGVSAGTSAAASFFIRAAQKLNLSSKRKKYHPPLPHTHDFSIYATNFSGILQLCPPPAPPCLLRAVSKIKDNPGIGKVKVMVRICPSQGAHETSESMSFLKVDPRKKQITLYDPAASGPSNIGHRRGVVAVPKMFAFDAVFPQDASQAEVCSGTVAEVIQSVVNGADGCIFCFGHVKLGKSFTMIGKDSSTQSLGIIPCAISWLFKLINERKEKTGTRFSIRVSAVEISGKDENLKDLLAEVASGSLQDGQSPGVYLREDPICGTQLQNQSELRAPTAEKAAFFLDAALAARSTSKPECEEEDRRNSHMLFTLHIYQYRMEKSGKGGMSGGRSRLHLIDLGSCEKXLSKSRDGGGSLCLSLSALGNVILALINGAKHVPYKDNKLTMLLRESLGNINCRTTMIAHISDSPVNYAETLTTIQLASRIHRMRKKKSKYASSSSGGESSCEEGHVRRPPHLRPFHPRTVALDPDLPVLSISSDPDYSSSSEQSCDTVIYVGPNGAALSDRELTDNEGPPEFVPIIPSLNKKRSKDNSATGRSSDKDHFKCNTFAELQERLECIDGSEEPIRFACGEISVASNCSPLPGGTENAQSKLIKEKISPPSGGFKKPVPQETASPKKGHNLPFQTVAPKGGNGNCHEKNTPHLKTELSNPQSRADSKITVLEGERETITDSLQSSRCSPSKNLEQNKATAGCVTKEKSLYAKRPLPSPAPPPPQQKEQVPGPSAQSLELDNSSAVRTPPVGMSKQMASKPEQNPQGSTFLVGSNAQNQSGAIEVHSFRSAFRGKCFDRDILTTTVTLQQPVELNGEDELVFTVVEELSISGIMDNGRPSSIISFNSDCSLQALASGSRPVSIISSINDEFDAYTSQETSTGVNIDIVVPFAKDPFTSSRRSSISSWLSEVSICTIESDGAQSSDSFVAQSSYSCNKSEEPFNLDSPNSSVPLKSALNDSGFCFSELDSESMNSSKLSSGFGKSPQTSETTKASQIKSAFCVTDQPVKIKCGNSCDTPVIETIHSSLPRKTKTTSSPIHNNTVLSYKELQNPHCIFEDPWLLRTDNQLETKPADALLSPKSHTFGTEKQPGKAAQYFGAASGPTKSQTMLTCSQRVVDGCEMACKSSSGAAKKSEAVMKMPQLKRGATTLGVMPVSHANSSLSEAITRGNSDAPMATGSLKSSLGKKSVPQKSSLLPRPGGPTPPTPPVRKSSLEQKPVALGNGGGKATSLDFARAATPKVEDEMDLRLKAGSYFSESASSRMNLKGDHSLPKMTSSLKAKASKSEAVHRYGSHMSLERCDSLTSVGSKANVARENGNPGNSRTGRSVPRLGIPPVASGVALPPPFTTPAPGKNSQVKPTANQKVQASGNKNRGLSASGSKSLSSSVKSLAQPAGKGSGVAPSGKAAPRSVQPVSGKPGRGTIMGTKQAMRAANSRVNELVSGGSVKVGHFRGSTDSDSGNDSGINLSDEKSQVPVLPSPYSKITAPRRPQRYSSGHGSDNSSVLSGELPPAMGRTALFYHSGGSSGYESMIRDSEATGSASSAHDSMSESGMSSPGRMRSLKSPKKRSTGLQRRRLIPAPLPDAASLGRKPSVTGQWVDLPPLPGTLKEPFEIKVYEIDDVERLQRHRQEETEGLMYFHTKLKILERRQQRIREVKAKHEFLKEELEETKCRLMMDPNKWKEDFEVDPDLDKESQEYLEALEQVTEELEQCVNLCKSHIMIVTCFDIGITDVQDGVREVEV